A stretch of Gemmobacter fulvus DNA encodes these proteins:
- the mraZ gene encoding division/cell wall cluster transcriptional repressor MraZ: MSEAFRGEFNQKVDGKARVSIPAPFRRVLEAGDPSFGDGNRPKFVMVYGGGPGRQYVECYTIAEMKRLEARIRRVAAGSPQRRALERNFITLSQIVEVDEDGRIVLPPKVREKIDLSADVLKDGAEATFAGALETFQIWQRDAYEAEIATQLEADLEILPLGADLLSLLPHDPEE, translated from the coding sequence GTGTCAGAAGCATTCAGAGGCGAGTTCAACCAGAAGGTTGACGGAAAGGCGCGGGTCTCGATCCCTGCACCGTTCCGGCGCGTCCTCGAAGCGGGCGACCCCTCTTTCGGCGACGGCAACCGCCCGAAATTCGTGATGGTCTATGGTGGCGGCCCCGGTCGGCAATATGTGGAATGTTACACCATCGCCGAGATGAAACGGCTGGAAGCGCGGATCCGCCGCGTTGCTGCCGGTTCGCCGCAACGCCGCGCGCTGGAGCGCAACTTCATCACCCTGTCGCAGATCGTCGAGGTGGACGAGGATGGCCGCATCGTGCTGCCGCCCAAGGTGCGCGAAAAGATCGACCTGTCCGCCGATGTTCTGAAAGACGGGGCCGAGGCCACCTTTGCCGGGGCGCTGGAAACCTTCCAGATCTGGCAGCGTGACGCATATGAGGCGGAAATCGCCACCCAGCTGGAAGCTGATCTTGAAATCCTGCCGCTGGGGGCGGATCTTCTGTCGCTTCTGCCGCACGACCCGGAGGAATAG
- the rsmH gene encoding 16S rRNA (cytosine(1402)-N(4))-methyltransferase RsmH, which produces MAHRDPDPDRQPHIPVLLRPILAACAPIEGVWLDGTFGAGGYTKGLLAAGAAQVIGVDRDPLALQMAQPWAGAYGDRLRLVAGTFSLLDTYAEGLDGVVLDLGVSSMQLDLAERGFSFLRDGPLDMRMSQEGESAADLVNTAEEGALADILYVYGEERASRRIARAIVKAREQEPITGTLRLAEIVAGCLPRPKPGQSHPATRSFQAIRIAVNTEFSELAEGLAAAERALRPGGKLAVVTFHSLEDRIAKRFFQLRSGHDSNANRYAPAKADTTPSFTLTTRRAIAPDDEELAQNPRARSAKLRIGIRTTAPAQPLDLAALDVPMIRQKGRR; this is translated from the coding sequence GTGGCGCATCGCGATCCCGACCCTGATCGCCAACCGCACATCCCGGTGCTGCTGCGCCCGATCCTTGCTGCCTGTGCGCCCATCGAGGGCGTTTGGCTGGATGGCACCTTCGGGGCAGGGGGCTATACCAAGGGCCTGCTGGCCGCCGGGGCCGCGCAGGTGATCGGCGTGGACCGCGATCCGCTGGCCTTGCAGATGGCGCAGCCCTGGGCAGGTGCATATGGCGACCGCCTGCGCCTTGTCGCGGGCACGTTTTCGCTGCTGGATACCTATGCCGAAGGGCTGGACGGCGTGGTGCTGGATCTGGGCGTGTCGTCGATGCAGCTTGATCTGGCAGAGCGCGGCTTTTCGTTCCTGCGTGATGGTCCGCTGGACATGCGGATGAGCCAGGAGGGCGAAAGCGCCGCCGATCTGGTGAACACCGCCGAAGAAGGCGCGCTGGCGGATATTCTCTATGTTTACGGCGAAGAACGCGCCTCGCGCCGGATTGCCCGCGCCATCGTGAAAGCGCGCGAGCAAGAGCCGATCACCGGTACCTTGCGGCTGGCCGAGATCGTGGCGGGCTGTCTGCCGCGCCCGAAACCCGGCCAGAGCCACCCGGCGACGCGCAGCTTTCAGGCGATCCGCATCGCGGTAAACACCGAATTTTCCGAACTGGCCGAAGGGCTTGCTGCGGCAGAGCGTGCCTTGCGCCCCGGTGGCAAGCTGGCTGTGGTGACGTTCCACAGCCTTGAGGACCGCATCGCCAAGCGGTTCTTTCAATTGCGTTCGGGCCATGATTCAAACGCCAACCGCTATGCCCCGGCCAAGGCTGACACGACCCCGAGCTTCACTCTGACCACGCGCCGCGCCATCGCGCCCGATGACGAGGAACTGGCGCAGAACCCGCGTGCCCGCTCTGCCAAGCTGCGGATCGGCATCCGCACCACCGCCCCGGCCCAGCCGCTTGATCTTGCGGCGCTGGATGTGCCGATGATCCGCCAGAAAGGACGCCGTTGA
- the ftsL gene encoding cell division protein FtsL, with translation MRALAYLLTFLAVIGLGFWAYSENYATQQALKDVSRLNSEIADLREALSIQRAEWAYLNRPDRLRELSTINFDRLGLLPLEPEQFGQASQVSYPAPKLPEISQPVDVIGDQEPFP, from the coding sequence ATGCGCGCACTTGCCTATCTGCTGACGTTTCTTGCCGTGATCGGCCTAGGGTTCTGGGCCTATTCCGAAAATTACGCCACGCAGCAGGCCCTGAAAGACGTATCGCGGCTGAACTCCGAAATCGCGGATCTGCGCGAGGCCCTGTCGATCCAGCGTGCGGAATGGGCCTATCTCAACCGCCCGGACCGGCTGCGCGAATTGTCGACCATCAACTTTGACCGCCTCGGCCTGCTGCCGCTGGAGCCCGAACAGTTCGGGCAGGCCAGCCAGGTGTCCTATCCCGCGCCCAAGCTGCCTGAGATTTCGCAACCTGTCGATGTGATCGGCGATCAGGAGCCTTTCCCGTGA